A genome region from Arachidicoccus soli includes the following:
- a CDS encoding class I SAM-dependent methyltransferase gives MNYSQVPKEFNPSLVAPNYLTRQGLLKAISKNVPSLKGRMMDFGCGAKPYQSLFSVEEYIGVDYAGEGHSHENENVDVFYNGKVIPFENEYFDAVFSTEVFEHIFNLNEILKEIYRVLKPGGRLLITCPFSICEHEIPNDFARYTSFAIKHILEENGFEVLLQDKIGCSITTVFQLWEMYIHQNIAPRLQKIPVIRSVFRIITYSILNSCALVLKSILPKGKELYLNNIVLAQKPLSQK, from the coding sequence ATGAATTATTCACAAGTCCCTAAGGAATTTAATCCAAGCTTGGTGGCCCCAAATTACCTTACCCGACAAGGCTTATTAAAAGCTATTTCAAAGAATGTACCTTCTTTAAAAGGGAGAATGATGGATTTTGGTTGCGGGGCAAAGCCTTATCAATCCTTATTTTCTGTAGAGGAATATATTGGTGTTGATTATGCAGGTGAAGGCCATTCACATGAAAATGAAAATGTAGACGTTTTTTATAATGGGAAAGTAATTCCATTTGAAAATGAATATTTTGACGCTGTATTTTCCACAGAAGTCTTTGAACACATTTTTAATTTAAATGAAATTTTAAAGGAAATATATAGAGTCTTAAAGCCCGGAGGGCGTTTGCTTATTACTTGCCCCTTTTCAATATGCGAACACGAAATACCCAATGACTTTGCCCGTTATACTTCTTTTGCCATCAAGCATATCTTGGAGGAAAATGGGTTTGAGGTATTACTGCAAGATAAGATTGGATGCTCTATAACGACTGTTTTTCAACTCTGGGAAATGTATATCCATCAGAATATTGCGCCGCGTCTTCAAAAAATTCCAGTGATTAGAAGTGTATTTCGTATAATTACTTATTCTATACTTAATAGTTGTGCCTTAGTTTTAAAAAGCATTTTACCAAAAGGAAAAGAATTATATCTCAACAATATTGTATTAGCTCAAAAGCCACTTTCTCAAAAATGA
- the wecB gene encoding non-hydrolyzing UDP-N-acetylglucosamine 2-epimerase, which produces MKKLLFIFGTRPEAIKMAPIIHEAKKFPDLFEVKICLTGQHKEMLQQVMEFFKLQEDFDISLMKPNQTLFDITADALKGVENVLEQYTPDLVLVQGDTTTAFVGALAAYYKKIKIAHIEAGLRSFDKYAPFPEEINRKMVSSLADFHFAPTIKAVQNLQAENIKENIFVTGNTVIDALLWTKEKTLEENGYAQDFNYLHPDKKIILVTGHRRESFGKPFEEICEALYELSHSFPAIQIVYPVHLNPNVQEVVKQYLSNCKNIFLVNPMDYPHLVWLMNHSYLVLTDSGGIQEEAPSLGKPVLVMREVTERTEGIEAGTAILVGTSKEKIIAEVTRILNTSAYYEKMSQAVNPYGIGDSAEKIIRILQENL; this is translated from the coding sequence ATGAAAAAATTATTATTCATATTTGGCACGCGACCTGAAGCCATCAAAATGGCTCCTATCATTCATGAAGCGAAGAAGTTTCCGGATCTATTTGAGGTAAAAATTTGTCTTACCGGGCAACATAAAGAAATGCTGCAACAAGTAATGGAATTCTTCAAGCTGCAAGAAGATTTTGATATTTCCTTGATGAAACCCAATCAAACGCTCTTTGACATTACTGCAGATGCCTTAAAAGGAGTTGAGAATGTTTTAGAACAATATACCCCGGACCTCGTCCTGGTTCAAGGAGATACTACCACCGCATTTGTAGGTGCTTTGGCAGCCTACTACAAAAAAATAAAAATTGCACATATAGAAGCCGGACTGAGGAGTTTTGATAAATATGCACCATTCCCCGAAGAAATCAATAGGAAAATGGTATCTTCTCTTGCCGATTTTCATTTTGCGCCAACAATTAAAGCAGTTCAAAACTTACAAGCTGAAAATATTAAAGAAAATATTTTTGTCACGGGTAATACCGTCATAGATGCTTTGCTTTGGACGAAAGAAAAAACCTTAGAAGAAAACGGATATGCGCAAGATTTCAATTACCTCCATCCGGATAAAAAAATTATTTTAGTTACAGGTCATCGAAGAGAGAGCTTTGGAAAACCATTTGAAGAGATTTGTGAAGCGCTTTATGAATTAAGTCATTCATTCCCTGCTATACAAATAGTATATCCGGTACATCTTAATCCAAATGTACAGGAAGTAGTCAAACAATATTTAAGCAATTGTAAGAATATCTTTTTAGTCAACCCCATGGATTATCCTCATTTAGTTTGGCTGATGAACCATAGTTATTTAGTATTGACCGATTCGGGAGGTATTCAAGAGGAAGCCCCCTCATTAGGTAAACCTGTTTTAGTAATGCGCGAAGTTACTGAACGTACTGAAGGCATTGAAGCCGGAACTGCCATATTAGTGGGTACTTCAAAAGAGAAAATAATAGCAGAGGTTACAAGAATATTAAATACTAGCGCATATTATGAAAAAATGTCTCAGGCCGTTAATCCCTATGGCATAGGAGACAGTGCAGAAAAAATTATTCGTATTTTGCAAGAAAATTTATAA
- a CDS encoding glycosyltransferase: MKLVVISMIRDNWGGSEELWYEMVKYALLHNNQAYHLAYDVGDEHPKITELKSLGLVQYKRPSYQKKNSFFIDYFFLKILFFIKKRTNGSLRKIFKLTPDIVLYNGTCYSIAEEDRLMQKVKQSACNFFILGHLNNEQSSGLNAEKTEAVKEAYKTAKKVFFVSEKSKKIAEKHLGTSIPNAVLVSNPVNMKEISPLPFPKDALVQMAMVANLVISHKGQDIVLNILKQPHWQKRNWHLNIYGSGIDELFLKTLVQKNGLENRVSFHGRVNNIRELWSVNQLLLMPSHMEGMPLALIEAMLCARVAIVTDVGGNAECIEHTKNGFIAKKPTIKDFEEAMELAFSRQKDWEQIASYAHETAKQKYNPHPGESLWHLIAEN, from the coding sequence ATGAAATTAGTTGTAATATCCATGATTCGAGATAATTGGGGAGGCAGTGAAGAGCTTTGGTATGAAATGGTCAAATACGCGCTTCTACACAACAATCAAGCATATCACCTGGCTTATGATGTGGGCGATGAACATCCTAAAATAACCGAGTTGAAGTCTCTTGGCTTGGTTCAGTATAAAAGGCCTTCTTATCAAAAGAAAAACAGTTTTTTTATTGACTACTTTTTCCTGAAAATATTATTTTTTATAAAAAAAAGAACCAATGGCTCTTTAAGAAAAATATTTAAGCTGACCCCGGATATAGTTTTATATAATGGTACTTGTTACTCCATTGCCGAGGAGGATAGATTAATGCAGAAAGTCAAGCAGTCAGCATGTAATTTTTTTATACTTGGGCATCTTAACAATGAGCAATCTTCGGGGCTGAATGCAGAAAAGACTGAGGCTGTAAAGGAGGCTTATAAAACAGCAAAAAAAGTTTTTTTTGTGTCGGAGAAATCAAAAAAAATAGCAGAAAAACATTTGGGTACAAGCATCCCTAATGCTGTTCTTGTTTCCAACCCTGTAAATATGAAAGAGATCTCACCTTTACCTTTTCCAAAAGACGCATTGGTGCAAATGGCAATGGTTGCCAATCTTGTCATTTCGCACAAGGGTCAGGATATTGTATTAAATATTTTAAAACAACCACATTGGCAGAAAAGAAATTGGCATCTAAATATTTATGGATCTGGTATTGATGAATTATTTTTAAAGACTCTTGTTCAGAAGAATGGCTTAGAAAACCGAGTTAGTTTTCATGGGAGAGTGAATAATATAAGAGAGTTATGGTCAGTTAATCAATTACTATTAATGCCCTCGCACATGGAAGGAATGCCTTTAGCCTTGATAGAAGCCATGCTTTGTGCAAGAGTGGCTATAGTAACAGATGTAGGTGGCAATGCAGAATGTATAGAACATACTAAAAATGGATTTATTGCTAAAAAGCCTACTATTAAAGATTTTGAAGAAGCAATGGAGCTGGCTTTCTCTAGACAAAAAGATTGGGAGCAGATAGCATCATATGCGCATGAAACAGCAAAACAAAAGTACAATCCACATCCGGGAGAATCTTTATGGCATTTAATTGCGGAGAACTAA
- a CDS encoding glycosyltransferase family 2 protein has translation MLSIIIINFKSAELIYNCIQSIKNETAKINYEIIVVDNSHDEDGARLVTQKFPEVIWLNMGYNAGFARANNKGIQIAKGETILLLNPDTININNSIERTYLEFTASKYVACGVQLLNEDLSPQISGNFAMKGGLNYLLPLPYIGNLLKWIGAQLKVKKPNIPQATSLVEVDWINGAFLMVKKNIIEKAGLLDEDFFLYAEEAEWCGRLQKQGQLCIYGNCQIMHLQGETANDAFNSEGKGYYNLYDRKGLQIMVSNFVRIRKQFGLFWFFFDLLIYTFSIPVFFVVGFLHHIFVLQNPFKHFPKAAKFSSNIFYLWRLAPKILSNKPHFYKVL, from the coding sequence ATGCTCTCTATTATCATTATCAATTTTAAAAGCGCAGAATTAATTTATAATTGCATTCAATCTATTAAGAATGAAACGGCAAAAATTAATTACGAAATTATTGTAGTGGATAATAGCCATGACGAAGATGGAGCTAGATTGGTTACACAAAAATTCCCGGAAGTGATATGGCTGAATATGGGCTATAATGCGGGTTTTGCCAGGGCAAATAATAAAGGAATACAAATAGCAAAAGGCGAAACTATTTTGTTGTTAAACCCGGATACGATAAATATAAATAATTCAATTGAAAGGACTTATTTGGAATTTACTGCTTCTAAATATGTGGCTTGCGGCGTGCAATTGTTGAATGAAGATTTGTCGCCACAAATATCAGGCAACTTCGCGATGAAAGGGGGGCTAAATTATTTACTTCCGCTACCTTACATAGGCAATTTATTGAAATGGATAGGAGCGCAATTAAAAGTAAAGAAACCCAATATTCCTCAGGCTACTTCTTTGGTTGAAGTGGATTGGATCAACGGGGCTTTCCTGATGGTAAAGAAAAATATAATTGAAAAAGCAGGATTGCTAGACGAAGATTTCTTCTTGTATGCCGAAGAAGCAGAATGGTGCGGGAGGCTGCAAAAGCAAGGTCAACTATGCATCTATGGCAATTGTCAGATTATGCATTTACAAGGAGAAACAGCTAATGATGCTTTTAATTCCGAAGGTAAAGGATACTATAACCTATACGATCGAAAAGGATTACAAATAATGGTTTCTAATTTTGTTAGGATAAGAAAACAGTTTGGCTTGTTCTGGTTTTTCTTTGATTTATTGATTTATACTTTTTCCATTCCTGTATTTTTTGTAGTTGGATTTTTACATCACATTTTTGTTTTGCAAAACCCTTTTAAACATTTTCCCAAAGCAGCAAAGTTTAGTAGCAATATTTTTTATTTATGGAGATTAGCGCCCAAAATTTTAAGCAATAAACCGCATTTCTACAAGGTCTTATAA
- a CDS encoding bifunctional heptose 7-phosphate kinase/heptose 1-phosphate adenyltransferase: MTITEIFEKFQTVKVAILGDIMLDTYCWGNVERISPEAPVPIVAVNKEEYRIGGAGNVALNLRALGAEAFIFSVVGEDIEAERLMQLMDEKEIHTENILRITRRPTTNKTRVMARNQQIMRLDSESCEDIATEQEALLLKKLSDFIVREKPQLLILEDYNKGVLTETLIASALKIAKENDVIITVDPKKKNFFSYKNADIFKPNLKEVAEALHIHVDLINKANLSKVHQSLHERLEHRFSLITLSEKGIFFQETNNTPTILPAKIRNIADVSGAGDTVIAVLSLVYIITKNILIAAEMANIAGGLVCEQVGTAAIDKELLFAECTSLLKI, translated from the coding sequence TTGACAATTACAGAAATATTTGAAAAATTTCAGACCGTCAAAGTAGCTATACTCGGTGACATCATGTTGGATACTTATTGTTGGGGAAATGTAGAACGCATATCTCCGGAAGCACCGGTGCCGATAGTTGCCGTAAATAAAGAAGAATATAGAATTGGCGGCGCAGGTAATGTAGCGCTGAATCTTCGGGCTTTGGGAGCTGAGGCTTTTATTTTCTCTGTTGTTGGAGAAGATATAGAAGCAGAGCGGTTGATGCAGTTAATGGATGAAAAAGAAATCCATACTGAAAATATTCTTAGAATAACAAGAAGGCCTACCACGAACAAAACACGCGTGATGGCGCGTAATCAGCAGATAATGCGTCTGGACAGTGAAAGCTGCGAAGACATTGCTACCGAACAGGAAGCTTTACTATTAAAGAAGCTTTCCGACTTCATAGTAAGAGAGAAACCACAATTACTTATTTTAGAAGATTATAATAAAGGTGTCCTCACAGAAACTTTGATAGCATCAGCTTTAAAAATTGCGAAAGAAAATGACGTAATTATAACCGTAGACCCTAAGAAGAAAAACTTCTTTTCTTATAAAAATGCAGATATTTTTAAGCCCAATTTAAAAGAAGTTGCTGAAGCCTTACATATCCATGTAGACCTTATTAATAAAGCAAATTTATCTAAGGTACATCAATCCCTGCATGAAAGACTAGAACATCGTTTCTCTTTAATCACACTTTCTGAAAAAGGAATCTTTTTTCAGGAAACAAATAATACGCCTACCATTTTACCTGCTAAAATACGCAATATTGCTGATGTCAGCGGCGCTGGTGATACGGTAATTGCGGTATTATCCCTGGTGTATATTATTACAAAAAATATTCTGATTGCCGCCGAAATGGCGAATATTGCAGGTGGTTTGGTTTGTGAACAAGTAGGTACAGCAGCTATTGACAAAGAACTTCTTTTTGCAGAGTGTACCTCTTTATTAAAAATATAA
- a CDS encoding YfhO family protein produces MLKKISWNKVWPHLLAIGVFLVIAIVYCSPALSGQVLQQGDIMHWKGMSQDAFNYKAIHGHFPLWNTHLFSGMPNYQVAMSGHSFLPNFGNILTLWLPKPISFFFLACICFYILTQTFSIKPIIGTLASLAFAYATYTPIIIVAGHETKMLAMAYMPALLAGLVLLYEKKYALGLMVSTLFATLEISAGHPQITYYFLICITIMTIFYLVHWIKSKQIKHAIVALSLALLAGLIGLGSSALGIFPSYQYAKYTIRGGSNLDVTSQGIKQTAKTSGLDESYAFQYSLGKAEVFELAMPNAFGGSTGNMFDENSDVYNNAMQLGQQLNGKMSPQQLNMVMRSVVSKYWGGVVPFTSGPVYAGTLIVLLAIIGWVVVESKHKWWLLTAALFTILMAWGSYFESFNLFLFHHLPLYNKFRAPSMAMVIPQLILPLMAAIGLQKLIYAEAAQAFLQKHFKKILYTIGGFLAVLLLVYIGNDYSLSDASLKEFLMQPQINGSSIIHSIEDARKSMFLAGIGRVIFFSVIVIVGLYLYAKKILGPVVLLAAFLVINTVDLLKVDNTYLNSSNFMQPDELQASSFTPTSADQAILQDKSPHYRVLNLASGDPFTDAITSYFHRSVGGYHPAKLSIYQDLIASQLTGKINPSVLNMLDTRYVISTDKQGQPIAQTNPDALGAAWFVKGIQYVPSDLQAIEAVGHFNPKDTAIVQDKYKSATGAIRFDSTASIKLLSYDNDTIKYATNARTPQFAVLSEIYYPAGWNAFIDGKKSSYVKTDFALRGIAVPAGQHEITFIFEPSIIKISQTIVYIANMLFWLSIAFSIFIIWKKEKAPENKNG; encoded by the coding sequence ATGCTAAAGAAAATTTCGTGGAACAAAGTATGGCCACACCTTCTGGCAATAGGCGTATTCTTGGTAATCGCCATTGTATACTGTAGCCCTGCACTTTCTGGTCAGGTATTGCAACAAGGGGATATCATGCACTGGAAAGGCATGTCACAGGATGCTTTTAATTACAAAGCCATCCATGGTCATTTCCCTTTATGGAATACACATTTATTTAGTGGGATGCCGAATTATCAAGTGGCCATGAGCGGGCATTCATTCCTTCCGAATTTCGGTAATATTCTTACGCTCTGGCTTCCTAAACCTATTTCTTTTTTCTTCTTAGCATGTATTTGCTTCTATATACTTACACAAACCTTTAGCATAAAACCAATTATTGGCACGCTGGCAAGTCTTGCATTTGCTTATGCAACGTATACACCTATCATAATCGTTGCAGGTCATGAAACCAAAATGTTGGCAATGGCTTATATGCCTGCACTCTTAGCAGGACTGGTTCTTTTGTACGAGAAAAAATATGCACTCGGATTAATGGTAAGTACCTTATTTGCCACTTTAGAAATTAGTGCTGGTCATCCGCAAATCACCTATTATTTTCTGATTTGCATTACCATTATGACTATTTTCTACCTTGTTCATTGGATAAAATCCAAACAGATAAAACATGCTATTGTAGCACTCTCATTAGCATTATTGGCCGGGCTCATAGGTTTAGGTAGTTCGGCATTGGGAATTTTCCCCTCCTACCAATATGCAAAATATACCATTCGGGGCGGGAGCAATTTAGACGTCACCAGTCAAGGTATAAAACAAACTGCTAAAACTTCCGGCTTAGATGAAAGCTATGCTTTTCAATACAGCTTAGGTAAAGCTGAGGTATTTGAATTAGCGATGCCCAATGCATTTGGCGGGAGTACCGGCAATATGTTTGATGAGAACTCAGATGTTTATAATAATGCCATGCAGTTAGGTCAGCAACTCAATGGGAAAATGTCGCCTCAACAATTGAACATGGTCATGCGTTCTGTGGTATCAAAATATTGGGGAGGTGTTGTACCATTTACATCAGGGCCTGTATATGCGGGTACGCTTATTGTTCTTTTAGCTATTATCGGGTGGGTAGTGGTAGAATCCAAACATAAATGGTGGCTATTGACCGCTGCATTATTTACCATACTCATGGCTTGGGGAAGTTATTTTGAAAGCTTCAATTTATTTTTATTCCACCATCTTCCACTGTATAACAAATTCAGAGCACCTTCTATGGCGATGGTTATACCCCAACTCATACTTCCGTTGATGGCGGCAATAGGTTTGCAGAAATTAATCTATGCTGAGGCAGCGCAAGCCTTTCTACAGAAGCACTTCAAGAAAATATTATATACAATCGGTGGCTTTCTGGCGGTATTGCTCCTCGTATATATTGGCAACGATTACTCGCTTAGTGATGCTTCCTTAAAAGAATTTTTAATGCAGCCACAGATCAATGGCAGTAGTATTATTCATTCTATAGAAGATGCGCGCAAAAGCATGTTCTTAGCAGGCATTGGCCGCGTAATCTTCTTTTCTGTTATTGTCATTGTTGGATTGTATTTATACGCAAAAAAAATACTAGGCCCTGTGGTTCTTTTAGCAGCTTTCTTAGTTATTAATACGGTAGATTTATTGAAAGTAGATAATACTTACTTAAACTCTTCTAACTTTATGCAGCCTGATGAGTTACAGGCAAGCAGTTTCACGCCTACCTCTGCAGACCAAGCTATATTGCAAGATAAATCACCACATTATCGGGTATTGAACCTTGCCTCCGGAGATCCGTTTACCGACGCGATTACCTCCTATTTCCACCGTTCTGTGGGAGGATATCATCCGGCTAAATTGAGTATTTATCAGGATCTGATCGCGAGTCAATTAACAGGGAAGATCAATCCTTCTGTTTTAAATATGCTAGATACCCGCTACGTCATTTCGACGGATAAACAAGGGCAACCTATTGCCCAAACTAATCCGGATGCTTTAGGTGCTGCCTGGTTTGTGAAAGGCATTCAATATGTACCCTCAGACCTGCAGGCAATTGAAGCAGTAGGTCATTTTAATCCAAAAGATACAGCTATTGTTCAGGATAAATATAAGTCTGCAACAGGTGCCATTCGTTTTGACAGTACCGCTTCTATTAAATTATTATCCTATGATAATGATACCATCAAATATGCAACTAATGCGCGCACGCCACAGTTCGCTGTTTTGAGCGAGATTTATTATCCTGCAGGCTGGAACGCTTTTATTGATGGTAAGAAAAGCAGTTATGTAAAAACAGATTTTGCTTTAAGGGGCATTGCCGTTCCGGCAGGGCAGCATGAAATCACATTCATCTTTGAACCGAGTATTATCAAAATATCACAGACGATCGTTTATATCGCCAATATGCTGTTTTGGCTATCTATTGCTTTCTCCATCTTTATCATTTGGAAAAAGGAGAAAGCGCCCGAAAATAAAAATGGATGA
- a CDS encoding glycosyltransferase family 2 protein, whose amino-acid sequence MSTPAISIILPTFNGEPYIRTSIESCLNQSFQDFELIIVNDCSTDNTKSIIEEYAAKDTTGRIKIINNLFNKKLPLSLNTGFEMAVGKYFTWTSDDNYYAPNALQTLFDAIEADETIDLVYTDYTLIDDKGNIIGQRTFNNVYESFHHWKGCGACFLYKAIVHSRLNGYNPSAFLIEDYDFFVRAFLQFQFKYLQNYRLYYYREHAASLTGTQSDWVNDLSKLFVERQLTALIKKLPKKEAALLYRKFAIYFAVQKNNTRKSNLYMEKLYKISKMDAWKAVIYIPFVKLGHSFSLGFSGLKTLLGLTLKK is encoded by the coding sequence ATGTCGACCCCTGCAATCTCCATCATATTACCTACTTTCAATGGAGAACCTTATATTCGTACTTCTATTGAAAGCTGTCTGAATCAATCTTTTCAAGATTTTGAATTGATAATTGTCAACGATTGTTCTACCGACAATACAAAGAGCATTATTGAAGAATATGCTGCAAAAGATACAACTGGGCGAATTAAGATCATTAATAATCTTTTTAATAAAAAACTCCCTCTTTCTTTAAATACCGGGTTCGAAATGGCAGTGGGTAAATATTTCACCTGGACTTCAGATGATAATTATTACGCACCAAATGCGCTCCAAACATTATTCGATGCAATTGAAGCAGATGAAACAATTGATTTGGTCTACACCGATTATACCTTGATAGATGATAAGGGAAATATTATTGGGCAACGGACTTTTAATAACGTGTATGAAAGTTTTCATCATTGGAAAGGTTGCGGAGCTTGTTTTTTATATAAAGCAATAGTCCATAGCAGGCTGAATGGCTATAATCCTTCTGCATTTTTGATTGAAGATTACGATTTCTTTGTAAGAGCTTTTTTACAATTTCAATTCAAATACCTACAAAATTATAGGCTCTATTATTATAGAGAACATGCAGCCTCTCTAACAGGCACACAAAGTGATTGGGTAAATGATCTTTCCAAGCTTTTCGTAGAAAGACAGTTAACTGCATTAATAAAAAAACTGCCTAAGAAGGAAGCTGCCTTACTTTATAGAAAGTTCGCAATATATTTTGCCGTCCAGAAGAATAATACAAGAAAGAGTAATTTGTATATGGAGAAATTATACAAAATTTCAAAAATGGATGCTTGGAAAGCTGTTATTTATATACCTTTCGTAAAACTGGGTCATTCGTTCAGTCTTGGCTTCAGTGGGCTAAAAACTTTATTAGGCTTAACTTTGAAGAAATAA
- a CDS encoding glycosyltransferase family 4 protein produces the protein MKNVLVIAPYKFLPAKSGGQKAIFLFYKYLAKEANIFCVTTKNNDLSDTQGINVSAVFSNSSLRYANLFYFFNLKKIIAKNNIDTIIIEHPYMGMLGILLKVFCKKKLIIHSHNIETLRFRGLKKWWWRLLFLYEKNVHRTADFSFFITAEDKHYAIHHFHLKEAKTAVITYGTEIEKAFSLEEKNEAVFALKSQYQIAPEQTVLLFNGVFGYTPNDNALYLLVQKIMPALLTKDKNFVLLICGKNIPEEIKAYGSAQVLIKGFVDDIDAVFKGAEIFLNPIWTGGGIKTKLVEALSFGASAVSFKSGAIGIPAQLAADKLKIVEDEDIAQFVQAIIAQKNTIQLSTPERFYSHFYWESIAKKAATFL, from the coding sequence ATGAAAAATGTATTAGTTATTGCGCCCTATAAATTCCTCCCCGCAAAATCGGGCGGACAAAAAGCTATTTTTCTTTTTTATAAATATCTTGCGAAAGAGGCAAATATTTTTTGTGTAACTACCAAAAACAATGATTTGTCAGATACGCAAGGAATCAATGTTTCCGCAGTATTCTCTAATTCGTCCTTGCGTTATGCCAACTTGTTTTATTTTTTCAACCTAAAAAAAATAATTGCAAAAAATAATATTGATACCATTATTATAGAGCATCCTTATATGGGGATGCTTGGCATTTTATTGAAAGTTTTTTGCAAAAAAAAACTCATTATTCATTCACATAATATAGAGACCTTACGCTTTAGGGGATTGAAAAAATGGTGGTGGCGTTTATTATTTTTATACGAAAAAAATGTACATCGTACAGCTGATTTTTCTTTTTTTATTACAGCAGAAGATAAACATTACGCTATCCATCATTTTCATCTAAAAGAAGCTAAAACGGCTGTCATCACCTATGGTACTGAAATAGAAAAAGCATTCTCTTTAGAAGAGAAAAATGAAGCTGTTTTTGCGCTGAAATCACAATATCAGATTGCGCCGGAACAAACGGTTCTTTTGTTTAATGGTGTATTTGGCTATACCCCCAATGACAACGCATTATATCTATTGGTGCAAAAAATAATGCCTGCATTATTGACCAAGGACAAAAACTTTGTATTACTAATTTGCGGAAAAAATATTCCGGAAGAAATCAAAGCATATGGTTCAGCGCAAGTTCTTATTAAGGGCTTTGTTGATGATATTGATGCCGTATTTAAGGGTGCCGAAATATTCTTAAACCCTATTTGGACCGGAGGTGGAATCAAAACAAAACTGGTAGAGGCTTTGTCCTTTGGAGCTTCTGCGGTTTCTTTTAAAAGTGGCGCCATCGGTATACCCGCACAGCTAGCAGCTGACAAATTAAAAATAGTCGAAGACGAAGATATAGCGCAATTTGTTCAGGCTATTATAGCACAAAAAAATACCATTCAATTAAGTACGCCCGAGCGTTTTTATAGTCATTTTTACTGGGAAAGTATTGCAAAAAAAGCGGCTACATTTTTATAA